The following are encoded in a window of Spodoptera frugiperda isolate SF20-4 chromosome 3, AGI-APGP_CSIRO_Sfru_2.0, whole genome shotgun sequence genomic DNA:
- the LOC118273815 gene encoding BTB/POZ domain-containing protein 1 isoform X1 produces the protein MASGSKNDIVNRLLNIRLDDGGGGDEPPPQNMLPSNQQARQLGQIQEEDNGEVSEPASSVAIENPQPINNTGGRLHNWQATKTTVKERLSFLFNNEILSDVHFIVGKDANQQVIPAHKFVLSVGSAVFDAMFNGVLATKSDEVELPDVEPAAFLHLLKFLYSDEVQIGPESVMTTLYTAKKYAVAALEEHCVDFLKSNLGTDNAFLLLTQARLFDEPQLAALCLEIIDKNTADALNAEGFTDIDQDTLNAVLERDTLRIREAKIFSAVIRWSEAECIRRQLPVTPSNQRMVLGRAFNAIRFPLMSVKEFAMGPAQSGLLDDREIVQLFLYFTVNPKPNVGFLDAPRCCMTGKELTVNRFPQTDSRWGYCGTTDRIRFTVDQRIFVVGFGLYGSYYGPTEYEVHLQIVHLATKKVCGSNTTTLCCDGTDDTFRAMFKEPVEILPNTSYIASAKLKMGVKKALQLRKTKTLTVTVYNCKKNPAQKGCSFIIKIASGRRREVTLLKKGQSIAFGPKAILFK, from the exons ATGGCATCTGGTTCTAAAAACGATATAGTTAATAGATTACTTAACATAAGGCTAGACGATGGAGGTGGTGGAGATGAGCCACCGCCGCAGAACATGCTGCCGTCCAACCAGCAGGCGCGGCAGCTCGGGCAAATACAGGAGGAAGACAACGGAGAAGTGAGCGAGCCAGCCTCGTCTGTTGCGATAGAGAATCCCCAACCAATTAATAACACTGGCGGCCGCCTGCACAACTGGCAGGCGACGAAGACGACCGTCAAGGAACGACTGTCGTTCCTCTTTAACAATGAAATTCTGAGTGACGTGCATTTCATCGTCGGCAAAGACGCCAACCAGCAAGTGATACCGGCGCACAAGTTCGTGCTGTCCGTGGGCAGCGCGGTGTTCGACGCCATGTTCAACGGAGTGCTGGCCACCAAGTCGGATGAGGTAGAGCTGCCTGATGTGGAGCCCGCAGCCTTCCTCCATTTGTTAAAGTTCCTATACTCGGACGAGGTGCAGATTGGGCCGGAGAGTGTGATGACTACACTGTATACTGCCAAGAAGTATGCTGTGGCTGCACTGGAGGAGCATTGTGTtgattttttaaagagtaatcTGGGAACTGACAATGCATTCCTGTTATTAACTCAAGCTCGGTTGTTTGATGAGCCACAATTGGCAGCTCTGTGTTTGGAAATTATAGATAAGAATACTGCTGATGCATTAAATGCTGAAGGCTTTACTGATATTGATCAAGACACATTAAATGCAGTTTTAGAAAG GGATACTCTCCGCATCAGAGAGGCTAAAATCTTCTCAGCAGTGATCCGCTGGTCGGAAGCTGAATGCATAAGAAGACAGTTACCAGTTACGCCTTCCAACCAAAGGATGGTACTTGGAAGAGCATTCAACGCCATCAGATTTCCTCTAATGTCGGTAAAAGAATTTGCAATGGGTCCTGCGCAAAGTGGTCTCCTGGATGACCGGGAGATAGTACAGCTGTTCCTATACTTTACTGTGAATCCTAAACCCAATGTTGGGTTCCTAGATGCCCCAAGATGTTGTATGACTGGCAAAGAACTGACAGTGAACAGGTTTCCCCAGACAGACTCTAGGTGGGGATACTGCGGAACCACTGATAGGATTAGGTTTACGGTTGATCAGAGAATTTTTGTCGTCGGCTTTGGACTGTATGGGTCGTATTACGGGCCGACGGAGTATGAGGTGCACTTACAG atTGTCCATTTGGCGACAAAAAAAGTATGTGGTTCTAACACGACGACTTTATGCTGCGACGGTACCGACGACACTTTCCGCGCCATGTTCAAGGAGCCGGTGGAGATCCTACCCAACACTTCCTACATAGCCAGTGCTAAACTTAAG ATGGGTGTGAAGAAAGCACTTCAGCTCAGAAAGACCAAAACGCTCACTGTTACTGTttataattgcaaaaaaaatccCGCGCAAAAAGGTTGTTCGTTCATAATAAAGATTGCTTCGGGCCGGCGGCGGGAAGTGACCCTACTAAAAAAAGGCCAGTCCATTGCTTTTGGGCCTAAAGCGAtactttttaagtaa
- the LOC118273815 gene encoding BTB/POZ domain-containing protein 2 isoform X2, protein MASGSKNDIVNRLLNIRLDDGGGGDEPPPQNMLPSNQQARQLGQIQEEDNGEVSEPASSVAIENPQPINNTGGRLHNWQATKTTVKERLSFLFNNEILSDVHFIVGKDANQQVIPAHKFVLSVGSAVFDAMFNGVLATKSDEVELPDVEPAAFLHLLKFLYSDEVQIGPESVMTTLYTAKKYAVAALEEHCVDFLKSNLGTDNAFLLLTQARLFDEPQLAALCLEIIDKNTADALNAEGFTDIDQDTLNAVLERDTLRIREAKIFSAVIRWSEAECIRRQLPVTPSNQRMVLGRAFNAIRFPLMSVKEFAMGPAQSGLLDDREIVQLFLYFTVNPKPNVGFLDAPRCCMTGKELTVNRFPQTDSRWGYCGTTDRIRFTVDQRIFVVGFGLYGSYYGPTEYEVHLQIVHLATKKVCGSNTTTLCCDGTDDTFRAMFKEPVEILPNTSYIASAKLKGTDSYYGTKGLRWVTVDCNNGEKVVFQFSYAAGNNNGTSVEDGQIPAIIFYI, encoded by the exons ATGGCATCTGGTTCTAAAAACGATATAGTTAATAGATTACTTAACATAAGGCTAGACGATGGAGGTGGTGGAGATGAGCCACCGCCGCAGAACATGCTGCCGTCCAACCAGCAGGCGCGGCAGCTCGGGCAAATACAGGAGGAAGACAACGGAGAAGTGAGCGAGCCAGCCTCGTCTGTTGCGATAGAGAATCCCCAACCAATTAATAACACTGGCGGCCGCCTGCACAACTGGCAGGCGACGAAGACGACCGTCAAGGAACGACTGTCGTTCCTCTTTAACAATGAAATTCTGAGTGACGTGCATTTCATCGTCGGCAAAGACGCCAACCAGCAAGTGATACCGGCGCACAAGTTCGTGCTGTCCGTGGGCAGCGCGGTGTTCGACGCCATGTTCAACGGAGTGCTGGCCACCAAGTCGGATGAGGTAGAGCTGCCTGATGTGGAGCCCGCAGCCTTCCTCCATTTGTTAAAGTTCCTATACTCGGACGAGGTGCAGATTGGGCCGGAGAGTGTGATGACTACACTGTATACTGCCAAGAAGTATGCTGTGGCTGCACTGGAGGAGCATTGTGTtgattttttaaagagtaatcTGGGAACTGACAATGCATTCCTGTTATTAACTCAAGCTCGGTTGTTTGATGAGCCACAATTGGCAGCTCTGTGTTTGGAAATTATAGATAAGAATACTGCTGATGCATTAAATGCTGAAGGCTTTACTGATATTGATCAAGACACATTAAATGCAGTTTTAGAAAG GGATACTCTCCGCATCAGAGAGGCTAAAATCTTCTCAGCAGTGATCCGCTGGTCGGAAGCTGAATGCATAAGAAGACAGTTACCAGTTACGCCTTCCAACCAAAGGATGGTACTTGGAAGAGCATTCAACGCCATCAGATTTCCTCTAATGTCGGTAAAAGAATTTGCAATGGGTCCTGCGCAAAGTGGTCTCCTGGATGACCGGGAGATAGTACAGCTGTTCCTATACTTTACTGTGAATCCTAAACCCAATGTTGGGTTCCTAGATGCCCCAAGATGTTGTATGACTGGCAAAGAACTGACAGTGAACAGGTTTCCCCAGACAGACTCTAGGTGGGGATACTGCGGAACCACTGATAGGATTAGGTTTACGGTTGATCAGAGAATTTTTGTCGTCGGCTTTGGACTGTATGGGTCGTATTACGGGCCGACGGAGTATGAGGTGCACTTACAG atTGTCCATTTGGCGACAAAAAAAGTATGTGGTTCTAACACGACGACTTTATGCTGCGACGGTACCGACGACACTTTCCGCGCCATGTTCAAGGAGCCGGTGGAGATCCTACCCAACACTTCCTACATAGCCAGTGCTAAACTTAAG GGCACCGATTCTTACTACGGTACAAAAGGCCTTCGGTGGGTAACAGTCGACTGCAATAACGGTGAGAAAGTCGTTTTCCAATTCTCATACGCTGCTGGTAACAACAACGGCACTTCGGTAGAGGACGGCCAAATACCGGCCATTATTTTCTACATTTAA
- the LOC118273816 gene encoding putative nuclease HARBI1: MAEKPPEEGYISVVDEEPEIFELLKWDSSQHTQKPEQIPRPIPIEKPKSPEKRVPKPADCDPFDLNEPSFIETYRLSKDLARNLCEELKPVMPDSTKSIEFSVESKVMAALAFYATGKYQKSIGGKSDPSITQYFVGTAVLQVTEAMNHPSIVKKYIHFPHLRQERDIIKARFYMKYGIPNVIGSIECTHVPMARPEDDQKIHFNKSYHSKKVQVICDSDLTIISVDATAGGSYSHDSVLNRHAVRVDLDSLNNSGEPCWLIGGPYYTQKQYIMTPIPKITKKSPVSPEKYYTNVHAQAHSAVTDTIKQLKSRWKCLQANCNKQFDPPTVAMMIVACCILHNICNRRGIPPVPMTQTEERLEAMKQKVANGPIPRKQVEHANGIQARAALVERLWNERRIVPECGAPKKRMSKKDRIMENHQPPQPPPQQHHHQQQMHQPHHEDMSKRPRIIPMTTPTYSLGMPPGWGHYPQH, encoded by the exons ATGGCTGAAAAACCACCAGAGGAAGGTTACATATCGGTTGTGGACGAAGAGCCTGAGATTTTCGAGTTACTAAAATGGGATTCGTCACAACATACACAGAAACCGGAACAGATACCGCGGCCTATTCCTATTGAAAAGCCAAAGAGTCCTGAGAAAAGAGTTCCGAAGCCTGCGGATTGTGACCCTTTCGATCTAAACGAACCTTCTTTCATAGAAACTTATAGATTATCTAAAGATTTGGCGCGAAACTTGTGTGAGGAATTGAAACCAGTGATGCCTGATTCTACAAAATCCATTGAATTTTCTGTtgaaagtaaa gTAATGGCAGCTCTAGCATTTTATGCAACGGGTAAATATCAGAAGTCAATAGGGGGTAAGAGTGACCCAAGTATTACGCAGTACTTTGTGGGAACCGCAGTGCTACAGGTCACGGAGGCTATGAACCATCCCTCCATAGTtaagaaatacatacattttccaCATTTGAGACAGGAGCGGGATATTATTAAGGCCAg gttCTACATGAAATATGGTATTCCTAATGTGATAGGCAGTATCGAGTGCACACACGTGCCCATGGCGCGGCCTGAAGATGACCAGAAGATCCACTTCAACAAGTCTTATCATTCCAAGAAGGTGCAAGTT ATCTGTGATAGTGACCTGACAATAATAAGCGTGGACGCGACGGCGGGCGGCTCGTACTCGCACGACAGCGTGCTCAACAGACACGCCGTCAGGGTCGACCTCGACTCGCTGAACAACTCCGGGGAACCGTGCTGGCTTATTG GAGGCCCATACTATACGCAGAAGCAGTACATAATGACACCTATACcgaaaataacaaagaaatctCCCGTATCGCCGGAGAAGTACTACACCAACGTACACGCACAGGCACACAGCGCGGTCACTGACacgataaaacaattaaaaagcaGGTGGAAATGTCTTCAAGCTAATTGCAACAAGCAGTTTGACCCCCCCACAGTCGCCATGATGATCGTAGCCTGTTGCATTCTCCATAATATATGCAACCGACGCGGTATACCTCCAGTGCCTATGACTCAGACTGAAGAACGATTAGAAGCCATGAAACAGAAGGTAGCCAACGGTCCTATACCTAGGAAGCAAGTTGAGCACGCTAACGGTATTCAGGCGCGTGCGGCTTTGGTAGAAAGATTGTGGAATGAGCGTCGTATTGTGCCGGAATGCGGGGCTCCTAAGAAGAGGATGTCGAAGAAGGATAGGATAATGGAGAATCATCAGCCTCCGCAGCCACCGCCGCagcagcatcaccatcagcagcAGATGCACCAGCCACACCACGAAGACATGAGTAAGAGGCCTCGCATCATTCCAATGACCACTCCTACGTATAGTTTAGGCATGCCTCCTGGTTGGGGTCATTACCCTCAACACTGA